The Oleiphilus messinensis DNA segment CTGGAAATAGTCGCGTTGGCTCTGGCTTAGTTTGTCCTCCCAGGTATCAGGCTGTTTTAACTTGGTTGAAAATCGCATTCTGCTGTCATTTCCCAATACGTGGTAGGCCGGTAACGCTATATCATCAGACCATTCTTGTGGTTCGACTCCCAGAAAACCAAACAATCGATTCAGGGTTACTGCCGGAGACGCGCACAAATCTTCATACTTCACGATTTCAAACGGTATATTCATCCGTTGGGTGACTCGTATTGCCGTGGCAACGAACCGGGTCCAGGACAACACCGCATTTTCGAAGCTTTGCTTGTTCCGTTTTACATTAGACCAACCGACAGCTCTGCCATCACGAACCAACAAAATTGGCCTAACCTCCAACCCATTGGCGCTGTTCAGGTTCTCACACCGAATGGGTGCTTTGGACGAGTCGACAAATACACTCGCATTCTCGATTGCTAATGCAGCCTGCATCATCCGTACATTTTGTTCATGAACGCGATTAAGCATGTTTGCAGTGGGGGGGAAAATACGTAATGCGGCGTGACGTATGCGTTCCGCTACATCGGAGCGGAGCGAGGCGTTCATAACACGATACATCATCTGGTTACGAGTCCAGTAATAGCGAACTCCCAAGTCTGGAAAAGCCTTCTCTTCACCATCCACGGCCATACGCTTGGACAACGCTTGCCACCATGCACAATCCACAACCGGTGTACCACATGAACAAATGTATTCTCTGGCGCGATCCGCGTTGAAAAGCCACCAATCCGACCCTCCATGCGCTTCACCAGTGGTGGCAATTTGCGAATGAGCCCCCAACATCATTGCCAATAGGGTCGAGCCTGAATAGGCTGATGACATAATGTAACCAACTTTAACTTTCACCCGGTTAATCCTTTCCATTCAACTTAAATGCCTTCAATTAGCCTAAGTTTTTTCAGGTTTTTCGAGCGCAATCAGCATATGATAGGCTGAGGTAGCGTACAGCCATTTCAGCCAGGAAGGCCGCTTTCGCCAGGGCTCAGGCGC contains these protein-coding regions:
- a CDS encoding sulfotransferase family protein, producing MKVKVGYIMSSAYSGSTLLAMMLGAHSQIATTGEAHGGSDWWLFNADRAREYICSCGTPVVDCAWWQALSKRMAVDGEEKAFPDLGVRYYWTRNQMMYRVMNASLRSDVAERIRHAALRIFPPTANMLNRVHEQNVRMMQAALAIENASVFVDSSKAPIRCENLNSANGLEVRPILLVRDGRAVGWSNVKRNKQSFENAVLSWTRFVATAIRVTQRMNIPFEIVKYEDLCASPAVTLNRLFGFLGVEPQEWSDDIALPAYHVLGNDSRMRFSTKLKQPDTWEDKLSQSQRDYFQKTAGSVATWLGYDL